Proteins encoded within one genomic window of Mesobacillus subterraneus:
- the clpP gene encoding ATP-dependent Clp endopeptidase proteolytic subunit ClpP yields MNLIPTVIEQTNRGERAYDIYSRLLKDRIIMLGSAIDDNVANSIVAQLLFLEAENPEKDISIYINSPGGSITAGMAIYDTMQFIKPNVQTICIGMAASMGAFLLAAGTKGKRFALPNAEVMIHQPLGGAQGQATEIEIAAKRILFLREKLNTILSERTGQPIEVIAKDTDRDNFMTAERAKEYGLVDQIITRNVLEEKKDK; encoded by the coding sequence ATGAACTTGATTCCTACAGTTATTGAACAAACGAATCGGGGCGAAAGGGCTTATGACATTTATTCCCGCCTTCTAAAGGATCGCATCATTATGCTGGGAAGCGCAATCGATGACAATGTTGCCAACTCAATCGTAGCCCAGTTGCTTTTCCTGGAAGCTGAAAATCCGGAAAAGGACATCTCCATCTACATCAATAGCCCGGGCGGCAGCATCACTGCCGGCATGGCAATCTACGATACTATGCAGTTCATCAAGCCAAATGTACAAACAATCTGTATCGGTATGGCAGCTTCAATGGGTGCATTCCTGCTAGCTGCTGGTACAAAAGGCAAGCGTTTTGCCCTTCCGAATGCAGAAGTAATGATTCACCAACCACTGGGCGGTGCTCAGGGACAGGCGACAGAAATCGAAATCGCTGCAAAGCGCATTCTTTTCCTTCGTGAAAAGTTGAATACAATTCTTTCTGAGCGCACTGGCCAGCCAATTGAAGTCATCGCGAAAGATACTGACCGCGACAACTTCATGACAGCTGAACGCGCGAAGGAATATGGTCTTGTTGACCAGATCATCACTCGCAACGTTCTTGAAGAAAAGAAAGATAAATAA
- a CDS encoding alpha/beta hydrolase, which translates to MRKLVPRPFTFKAGKRAVLLLHGFTGNSADVRMMGRFLEGKGYTCHAPVFKGHGVPPEELIHTGPEDWWQDALDGYDFLKSEGYEEIAVAGLSLGGILSLKLGYTKPLKGIVPMCAPMHLKTEELMYRGVLEYAREYKRMEGKPEEQIEAEVKDLEQKSMATLKDLQELIKEVRGSIDLIYTPTFVVQARHDIIIDPDSANIIHDNIESEHKKLKWYEESGHVITLDKERDQLHEDVYEFLESLNWKE; encoded by the coding sequence ATGAGAAAGTTAGTGCCAAGACCTTTTACATTTAAAGCTGGAAAAAGAGCGGTATTGCTGCTGCATGGATTTACCGGCAATTCTGCGGATGTCAGGATGATGGGCCGATTTTTAGAAGGAAAAGGATATACATGCCATGCGCCTGTTTTTAAAGGACATGGTGTACCTCCTGAAGAACTGATACATACTGGTCCTGAGGATTGGTGGCAGGATGCGCTTGATGGCTATGATTTCCTTAAGAGCGAAGGCTACGAGGAAATAGCGGTAGCTGGTTTGTCGCTGGGAGGTATCCTGTCCTTGAAGCTTGGATACACCAAGCCGCTAAAAGGAATCGTGCCAATGTGCGCACCGATGCACCTTAAGACCGAAGAGTTAATGTACCGCGGTGTGCTCGAGTATGCGCGCGAATATAAGAGGATGGAAGGCAAGCCTGAAGAGCAAATCGAGGCGGAGGTAAAGGACCTCGAACAAAAATCGATGGCTACGCTGAAAGACCTCCAGGAACTCATCAAGGAAGTCCGCGGAAGCATCGACCTGATTTATACCCCGACGTTTGTTGTCCAGGCGCGACATGATATCATCATCGATCCTGACAGTGCGAATATCATCCATGACAATATCGAGTCTGAACATAAAAAGTTGAAGTGGTATGAGGAATCAGGGCATGTCATCACACTCGATAAAGAACGTGATCAGCTGCATGAAGATGTTTACGAGTTTCTTGAGTCATTAAATTGGAAAGAATAA
- the gap gene encoding type I glyceraldehyde-3-phosphate dehydrogenase, with protein sequence MAVKVGINGFGRIGRVVFRAALKNPNVEVVAVNDLTDANMLAHLLKYDSVHGTLDAEVSVDGDSIVVDGKRVKVIAERDPAQLGWGDLGVEVVVESTGRFTKRADAAKHLEAGAKKVIISAPASEEDITIVMGVNDDKYDAANHHVISNASCTTNCLAPFAKVLNDKFGIKRGMMTTVHSYTNDQQILDLPHKDYRRARAAAENIIPTTTGAAKAVSLVLPELKGKLNGGAMRVPTPNVSLVDLVVELDKDVTVEEINSAFKQAAEGDLKGILGYSEEPLVSGDYNGCPNSSTIDALSTMVMEGNMAKVISWYDNESGYSHRVVDLVDFIAKRPVSKYWINQPFTTIM encoded by the coding sequence ATGGCAGTAAAAGTTGGTATTAACGGATTTGGAAGAATTGGACGCGTAGTTTTCCGCGCAGCATTGAAGAACCCTAATGTGGAAGTAGTAGCAGTTAACGATTTAACTGATGCAAACATGCTTGCTCACCTTTTAAAATATGATTCAGTTCACGGAACTTTAGATGCAGAAGTATCTGTTGATGGCGATTCAATTGTTGTTGACGGCAAGCGTGTTAAAGTTATCGCTGAAAGAGATCCAGCTCAACTTGGCTGGGGCGACCTTGGCGTAGAAGTAGTAGTAGAATCAACAGGACGTTTCACTAAGCGTGCAGACGCTGCGAAGCACCTTGAAGCAGGCGCTAAGAAAGTAATCATCTCTGCTCCAGCATCTGAAGAAGATATCACAATCGTTATGGGTGTTAACGACGACAAATACGATGCAGCTAACCACCATGTAATCTCTAATGCATCTTGTACAACAAACTGCTTGGCTCCATTCGCTAAAGTTCTGAACGACAAGTTCGGAATCAAGCGCGGTATGATGACAACTGTTCACTCATACACAAATGACCAGCAAATCCTTGACCTTCCGCACAAAGACTATCGTCGTGCACGTGCAGCTGCGGAAAATATCATTCCTACAACAACTGGTGCTGCAAAAGCAGTTTCACTAGTATTGCCTGAACTAAAAGGCAAATTGAACGGTGGAGCAATGCGTGTTCCAACTCCAAACGTTTCATTAGTAGACCTTGTTGTTGAACTTGACAAAGACGTAACAGTTGAAGAAATCAATAGTGCATTTAAGCAAGCTGCAGAAGGCGACCTTAAAGGAATCCTAGGCTACAGCGAAGAGCCGCTAGTATCTGGCGACTACAATGGCTGCCCTAATTCTTCAACAATCGATGCATTATCTACTATGGTAATGGAAGGCAACATGGCGAAGGTTATCTCTTGGTACGACAACGAGTCTGGCTACTCTCACCGTGTAGTTGACCTTGTAGATTTCATCGCTAAAAGGCCTGTAAGCAAATATTGGATTAACCAACCATTTACGACTATAATGTAG
- the rpoN gene encoding RNA polymerase factor sigma-54, producing MDLKAGLWQKQTLKLAMTQELTQAIALLQYSAQELAAFLEARSMENPLIQVDFKNITHFDSNMDRTRKTRTRTFERDQKNLIEQVGAGASDTLEDYLLSQLNLLKATAEEKLILHELIENIDENGYLTLDREGLVNRYQVEHEIVESAFFKLQSLDPAGIGAHDLRECLLLQLTRQKRTPENELAITIIRDQFLLFAEKKWKALAKMLNIDVKDIQKVHDNIQQLNPKPGASFQREKPAYIVPDVVVKRQGDELSVSVFDSLIPKVSFNEGYFRQLSGHKDPELNKFLQEKQGDYQWIQRSLAQRKETLQRVSMKIIEKQQDFFLIGPAHLNPMTMREVAEELEIHESTVSRTVREKYMQTPAGTYELKSFFTSAIQTTENDQASSQKVKAAIQHYIKEENKKKPISDQKLVEMLEDNEGMVVSRRTVAKYRDQLGIPSSSKRKRFD from the coding sequence ATGGATTTGAAAGCTGGTTTATGGCAAAAGCAGACATTAAAATTAGCGATGACTCAGGAGCTGACCCAGGCAATCGCGCTCTTGCAATACTCAGCCCAGGAGCTTGCGGCATTTCTTGAAGCTAGGTCAATGGAAAATCCCCTGATTCAAGTAGACTTTAAAAATATTACTCACTTTGATTCCAATATGGACCGTACGAGGAAGACAAGAACAAGGACGTTCGAACGGGACCAGAAAAACTTGATTGAGCAGGTCGGAGCAGGAGCGAGTGACACGCTTGAAGATTATCTGCTTTCACAATTAAACTTGCTAAAAGCTACTGCTGAGGAAAAATTGATTTTACATGAATTGATTGAAAATATAGATGAAAACGGTTACTTGACCCTCGATCGAGAAGGTCTAGTAAACAGATATCAAGTAGAACATGAAATTGTTGAATCTGCTTTTTTTAAACTTCAGTCGCTGGACCCGGCCGGTATCGGGGCTCATGATCTCAGGGAATGCCTGCTGCTTCAACTGACGAGGCAAAAGCGGACACCTGAAAATGAGTTGGCGATCACAATCATTCGTGATCAGTTCCTTCTATTTGCTGAGAAAAAATGGAAAGCGCTGGCGAAGATGCTGAATATCGATGTGAAAGACATCCAAAAAGTCCATGACAATATCCAGCAGCTTAACCCAAAACCGGGTGCATCGTTCCAGCGGGAAAAACCTGCCTATATCGTTCCTGACGTTGTGGTGAAACGCCAAGGGGATGAACTCTCGGTAAGTGTGTTCGATTCGCTGATTCCTAAGGTATCTTTTAATGAAGGGTACTTCCGCCAGCTATCTGGCCACAAGGATCCTGAATTGAACAAATTCCTTCAGGAAAAGCAGGGGGACTATCAGTGGATCCAGCGCAGTCTTGCACAAAGAAAGGAAACGCTCCAGAGAGTATCAATGAAAATTATTGAAAAACAACAGGATTTCTTTTTGATCGGACCTGCCCATCTGAACCCGATGACGATGAGGGAAGTTGCCGAAGAACTTGAAATCCATGAATCGACCGTAAGCCGAACAGTCCGTGAAAAATACATGCAGACACCAGCGGGCACTTACGAATTGAAATCATTCTTTACAAGTGCAATCCAGACAACCGAGAACGACCAGGCTTCCTCGCAAAAAGTAAAAGCAGCCATACAGCATTATATAAAAGAAGAAAATAAAAAGAAGCCCATTTCAGACCAGAAACTAGTGGAGATGCTAGAGGACAATGAAGGAATGGTCGTATCCCGAAGAACTGTGGCTAAATACAGGGACCAGCTAGGCATACCATCGTCTTCGAAGCGGAAGAGATTTGATTAA
- a CDS encoding HPr family phosphocarrier protein, translating into MVEKQVEVKLKTGLQARPAALFVQEANRFTSDIFLEKDGKKVNAKSIMGLMSLAVSAGASVNLIAEGNDEEEAVEKLAEYIQKEN; encoded by the coding sequence ATGGTGGAAAAACAGGTGGAAGTAAAATTAAAAACTGGTTTACAGGCTCGACCTGCGGCATTGTTCGTACAGGAAGCAAACAGGTTCACATCCGATATTTTTCTTGAGAAGGATGGGAAAAAGGTAAATGCTAAAAGCATCATGGGATTGATGAGCCTTGCCGTCAGTGCTGGCGCATCCGTGAACCTGATCGCAGAAGGCAATGATGAAGAAGAAGCAGTGGAAAAGCTGGCAGAATATATCCAAAAAGAAAACTAA
- a CDS encoding glutaredoxin family protein: protein MKKTVKLYSRPRCHLCETAREILEELQRDWNFTIEEINIDLDDELVEKYGIMIPVVELDGEELQYGIVNKKFISEAFTRKNLDFIS from the coding sequence ATGAAGAAAACAGTTAAACTATACTCCCGCCCGCGCTGTCATTTGTGCGAAACAGCGCGAGAAATCCTGGAGGAACTCCAGCGAGATTGGAATTTTACAATAGAAGAAATCAATATCGACCTTGACGACGAGCTTGTCGAGAAGTATGGAATCATGATTCCTGTCGTTGAATTGGACGGTGAAGAGCTCCAATATGGTATTGTGAACAAAAAGTTCATAAGTGAAGCGTTTACAAGAAAAAACCTCGACTTTATTAGTTGA
- the secG gene encoding preprotein translocase subunit SecG, with amino-acid sequence MHTLLTVLLVIVSLGLIGVVLLQSGKSAGLSGAISGGAEQLFGKQKARGLDLVLHRVTIVLSVLFFVLTIAVTYFEL; translated from the coding sequence ATGCATACTTTATTAACTGTTCTTTTAGTGATTGTCAGCCTTGGGCTTATTGGAGTTGTTCTTCTTCAATCAGGCAAGAGTGCTGGTCTGTCCGGTGCGATTTCCGGCGGCGCTGAGCAACTGTTCGGTAAGCAAAAGGCAAGAGGCCTTGACCTTGTCTTGCACCGTGTAACGATCGTGTTGTCTGTTTTATTCTTTGTTTTGACTATTGCCGTTACTTATTTCGAACTATAA
- the eno gene encoding phosphopyruvate hydratase → MPFITDVYAREVLDSRGNPTVEVEVFTESGAFGRALVPSGASTGEYEAVELRDGDKGRYLGKGVLKAVENVNEIIAPFLIGEEFNVLDQNGIDMALIELDGTENKGKLGANAILGVSMAVAHAAADYLDLPLYQYLGGFNSKQLPVPMMNIVNGGEHADNNVDIQEFMVMPVGAENFREALRMGAEIFHSLKSVLKEKGLNTAVGDEGGFAPNLGSNEEALQTIVTAIEKAGYKPGEQIMLAMDAASSEFFNKEDGKYHLSGEGVVKTSAEMVDWYEEMASKYPIISIEDGLDENDWEGHKLLTERLGGKVQLVGDDLFVTNTKKLSQGIEQGVGNSILIKVNQIGTLTETFDAIEMAQRAGYTAVISHRSGETEDSTIADIAVATNADQIKTGAPSRTDRVAKYNQLLRIEDQLGETARFNGIKSFYNLKK, encoded by the coding sequence ATGCCATTCATTACAGACGTATATGCACGCGAAGTACTAGATTCACGCGGTAACCCAACAGTTGAGGTAGAAGTTTTCACAGAATCAGGCGCATTCGGACGTGCACTAGTTCCAAGTGGTGCTTCAACAGGTGAATACGAAGCAGTTGAACTTCGTGACGGCGACAAAGGCCGCTACCTTGGCAAAGGTGTTTTAAAAGCAGTTGAAAACGTAAACGAAATCATCGCTCCATTCCTAATTGGCGAAGAGTTCAACGTTCTTGACCAGAACGGAATCGACATGGCGCTAATCGAATTAGATGGAACTGAAAATAAAGGCAAGCTTGGCGCTAACGCAATCCTTGGCGTTTCCATGGCTGTTGCACACGCTGCTGCAGACTACCTTGACCTTCCTTTATACCAATACCTTGGCGGATTCAACTCCAAGCAGCTTCCAGTTCCAATGATGAACATCGTGAACGGCGGCGAGCACGCTGACAACAACGTAGACATCCAGGAATTCATGGTAATGCCTGTTGGCGCTGAAAACTTCCGTGAAGCACTTCGCATGGGTGCGGAAATCTTCCACAGCCTGAAGTCAGTATTAAAAGAAAAAGGCTTGAACACAGCCGTAGGTGACGAAGGCGGATTCGCTCCAAACCTTGGTTCAAACGAAGAAGCACTTCAAACAATCGTAACGGCTATTGAAAAAGCAGGCTACAAGCCAGGCGAGCAAATCATGCTAGCTATGGACGCTGCATCTTCTGAGTTCTTCAACAAAGAAGACGGCAAGTACCACCTGTCTGGTGAAGGTGTTGTGAAAACTTCTGCTGAAATGGTTGACTGGTACGAAGAAATGGCTTCTAAATACCCAATCATCTCAATCGAAGATGGCTTAGATGAAAACGACTGGGAAGGCCACAAGCTATTGACTGAGCGCCTTGGCGGAAAAGTTCAGCTTGTTGGTGACGACTTGTTCGTTACAAACACGAAGAAGCTTTCCCAAGGGATCGAGCAAGGCGTTGGCAACTCAATCCTGATCAAAGTGAACCAAATCGGTACTTTGACTGAAACTTTCGACGCGATCGAAATGGCACAGCGCGCAGGCTACACAGCTGTTATCTCTCACCGCTCTGGTGAAACAGAAGATTCAACAATCGCCGACATCGCTGTTGCAACAAACGCTGACCAGATCAAGACTGGTGCACCTTCACGTACAGACCGCGTAGCGAAGTACAACCAGCTTCTTCGCATTGAAGATCAGCTTGGCGAAACAGCTCGCTTCAACGGAATCAAATCTTTCTACAACCTTAAGAAGTAA
- the rapZ gene encoding RNase adapter RapZ yields the protein MSTGSSTDTQLVIITGMSGAGKTVAIQSFEDLGFFCVDNLPPTLLPKFLELMKESGTKMNKVALVMDLRGREFFDSLFKALDDLAETSWVTPQVLFLDADDSTLVRRYKETRRSHPLAPSGLPLEGIQLERELLEELKGRAQLIYKTTGMKPKDLREKILEEFSVNKKTIFTVNVMSFGFKHGIPIDADLVFDVRFLPNPHYIEHMRPKTGLDEDVSTYVLKWNETAKFLEKVTDLLGFMLPHYKREGKAQLIIAIGCTGGQHRSVALAEHIAKFFEKDYHTRVTHRDIDKRQGLVK from the coding sequence ATGAGTACTGGTTCAAGCACTGATACCCAGCTCGTGATTATAACAGGTATGTCTGGTGCGGGTAAAACTGTCGCGATCCAGAGTTTCGAAGACCTTGGGTTTTTCTGCGTCGACAACCTGCCGCCAACATTGCTGCCGAAATTCCTTGAGTTGATGAAGGAATCTGGCACGAAAATGAATAAAGTGGCACTCGTTATGGATTTGCGCGGCCGCGAATTTTTTGACTCTCTATTCAAAGCTCTGGATGATCTGGCTGAAACTTCCTGGGTGACACCGCAGGTATTGTTCCTTGACGCGGATGATTCCACGCTTGTGCGCCGCTATAAAGAAACGAGGCGTTCGCACCCGCTTGCTCCTTCTGGACTGCCGCTTGAAGGCATCCAGCTTGAGCGCGAGCTTTTGGAAGAGCTGAAGGGCAGGGCGCAGCTTATTTATAAAACAACCGGCATGAAGCCTAAGGATCTTCGTGAAAAAATCCTTGAGGAGTTCTCGGTAAACAAGAAGACGATTTTTACCGTTAATGTCATGTCCTTCGGTTTCAAGCATGGAATACCGATTGATGCCGACCTTGTTTTCGACGTCCGCTTCTTGCCGAATCCGCATTATATTGAACATATGCGTCCAAAAACTGGTCTCGATGAAGATGTGTCGACATATGTTTTAAAATGGAATGAGACTGCCAAGTTCCTCGAAAAGGTGACGGATTTGCTGGGTTTCATGCTCCCTCACTATAAGCGTGAAGGGAAAGCGCAGCTTATCATTGCCATCGGCTGTACAGGCGGCCAGCACCGTTCTGTTGCCCTGGCTGAACATATCGCCAAGTTTTTCGAAAAAGATTATCACACACGTGTGACGCACCGTGATATCGATAAAAGGCAGGGGCTTGTAAAATGA
- a CDS encoding sugar-binding transcriptional regulator, giving the protein MDFSLIDIQKRILPDLLQVMQKRYLILQYINVMQPVGRRNLSVSLNLTERVLRSEVEFLKDQNLISMSGQGMTLTKEGKDILESLDSVMRDITGIDRLERQLQERMGIRKVIVVQGDSDQSPWVKSELGRATAHSMKNLLQSKNIIAVTGGSTMAAVAEMLTPDFGEKDLLFVPARGGIGEDVKNQANTICAIMADNTNSRNRVFYVPDQVSSEVYKTFIKEPLIYEVWNLVKSASMVLHGIGDAITMAERRNTSSEDLHKILDGKAVGEAFGYYFNEAGEIVHKALTIGLQMADLKNVGDVIAVAGGASKAKAIRAYMKQAPSSTILVTDEGAAKTLLQG; this is encoded by the coding sequence ATGGACTTTTCGCTCATTGATATTCAAAAAAGAATATTACCCGATTTATTGCAAGTTATGCAAAAACGATACCTCATCCTGCAGTACATAAACGTGATGCAGCCAGTTGGCAGGAGAAATCTTTCAGTAAGCCTGAATTTGACTGAACGGGTTTTGCGTTCTGAGGTTGAGTTCTTGAAGGACCAGAATCTGATCTCGATGTCCGGTCAGGGAATGACACTGACCAAAGAGGGAAAAGATATACTGGAAAGTCTTGATAGTGTAATGCGAGACATTACGGGTATAGACAGATTAGAGCGCCAGCTGCAGGAACGCATGGGGATCAGGAAAGTGATTGTTGTCCAGGGGGACAGCGACCAGTCACCTTGGGTGAAAAGTGAGCTGGGACGCGCGACAGCACATAGTATGAAAAATCTTCTTCAAAGCAAAAATATAATTGCTGTGACCGGAGGATCGACTATGGCGGCTGTGGCGGAAATGTTGACACCAGATTTCGGCGAGAAGGATTTGCTGTTCGTGCCGGCAAGGGGAGGAATTGGCGAGGACGTCAAGAATCAGGCAAATACGATTTGCGCGATTATGGCGGATAACACGAATTCACGCAACCGGGTCTTTTATGTACCCGACCAGGTCAGCAGCGAAGTTTATAAAACCTTCATCAAAGAACCGCTGATTTATGAGGTCTGGAATTTAGTTAAATCAGCAAGCATGGTTTTACACGGTATTGGAGACGCTATTACAATGGCGGAACGTCGCAATACCAGCTCCGAGGATTTACATAAAATCCTCGATGGAAAAGCAGTCGGCGAGGCTTTTGGCTACTATTTCAATGAAGCCGGGGAAATCGTTCACAAAGCGCTGACGATCGGTCTTCAAATGGCTGATCTCAAAAACGTAGGGGATGTCATTGCAGTTGCCGGCGGAGCATCAAAGGCTAAGGCAATCAGAGCCTATATGAAACAGGCACCTTCCTCAACCATACTGGTAACGGATGAAGGCGCCGCTAAAACATTGTTACAAGGGTAA
- the tpiA gene encoding triose-phosphate isomerase has protein sequence MRKPIIAGNWKMHKTLPEAKDFIEKVSGLVPSKDKVESVVCAPALFLGQLVELTQNSDVEIGAQNMHFEESGAFTGEVSPKALQDIGANYVIIGHSERREMFNETDDTVNKKTLSAFKYNLTPIVCCGETLEQRENGETNEFVGGQIKAALNGLTEEQVKQTVIAYEPIWAIGTGKSSTAEDANETCAHIRSVIAEQFSPEVAEAVRIQYGGSVKPANIQEYMSQPDIDGALVGGASLETDSFLQLLEAGSNE, from the coding sequence ATGCGAAAACCTATCATTGCAGGTAACTGGAAAATGCATAAAACGCTGCCTGAAGCAAAGGATTTTATCGAAAAAGTTAGCGGACTTGTTCCTTCAAAGGACAAGGTTGAATCTGTGGTTTGTGCTCCTGCTTTGTTCCTTGGACAGCTTGTCGAGCTAACCCAAAATTCGGACGTTGAAATTGGCGCGCAAAACATGCACTTTGAAGAGAGCGGTGCTTTTACAGGTGAAGTCAGCCCGAAAGCATTGCAAGACATCGGTGCAAATTATGTGATCATCGGACACTCTGAACGCCGAGAAATGTTCAATGAAACAGATGACACAGTGAATAAAAAGACTTTGTCTGCATTCAAATACAATTTGACTCCTATTGTTTGCTGCGGTGAAACACTAGAGCAGCGCGAAAATGGCGAAACAAACGAGTTTGTTGGCGGCCAGATCAAAGCAGCCCTTAATGGCCTGACAGAAGAGCAGGTCAAGCAAACTGTCATCGCTTATGAGCCAATCTGGGCGATTGGAACAGGCAAATCTTCTACAGCTGAAGATGCGAACGAAACTTGCGCGCACATCCGTAGTGTAATTGCAGAGCAATTTTCACCAGAAGTTGCTGAAGCAGTCCGCATCCAGTACGGCGGCAGCGTGAAGCCGGCTAACATCCAGGAATACATGTCACAGCCTGACATCGACGGCGCATTGGTCGGCGGAGCAAGCCTTGAGACAGATTCCTTCTTGCAGCTATTGGAGGCAGGTTCGAATGAGTAA